CGCAGCGGCGCGACGATGCTGGAGGTGGAGTGGCACGGGCCGGCCCAGCCGGCGCCCGCGCCGCGTACCGACCCCGAGCCGGTCCCGGTGCCAGCGGTGGAGCCGACGACCGGGGTGGACCGGCTGGCCGTGCGAGCGCCCGTGGTGGGCACCTTCTACCGGTCCCCGGAACCCGGCGCGCCGCCCTTCGTCGCCGTCGGCGACCTGGTCCGGCCCGGCCAGGTGGTCGGCATCGTCGAGGCGATGAAGCTGATGAACGAGGTCACCGCCGGCCAGGCCGGCCGGGTGGTCGAGCTGCTGGTGGAGGACGGCAAACCCGTCGAGTACGACCAGCCGCTGATCGCCCTGGAACCGACGAGCGGGCGGGGTGACTGATGTTCGAGAAGGTGCTGATCGCCAACCGGGGCGAGATCGCGCTCCGCGTGCTGCGCGCCTGCCGGGAACTGGGGGTGCGTACCGTGGTGGTGCACTCCAGTGCCGATGCGGACTCGTTGCCGGTGCGGCTGGCCGACGAGACCGTCCGGATCGGACCGGCGGCCAGCCGGCAGAGCTACCTCAACGCCGCCGCCATCGTCGAGGCCGCCCGGCAGACCGGCGCGCAGGCCGTGCACCCCGGCTACGGCTTCCTCTCCGAGGACGCCGACTTCGCCGAGATCTGCGCGGAGAACGGGCTGACCTTCGTCGGCCCGCCGCCGGAGGTGATGTCCGCCCTCGCCGACAAGTCCATCGCCCGGGCACTGATGAGCAAGGCCGGGCTGCCGTTGCCCCCGGGCAGCGTGCGTACCCTGCCGACGGCGACCGACGCGCTGGAGGTGGCCGCCGACATCGGGTACCCGGTGATCGTCAAGGCCGCGGCCGGCGGGGGCGGGCGCGGGATGACCGTGGTCCGCTGCGCCACCGAGCTGCCCCGCGCGTACGCCCGCACCCGCGCCGCCGCCCAGCTCGCCTTCGGTGACGACCGGGTGTACGTCGAGCGATACCTCACCGACGCCCGGCACGTCGAGGTGCAGGTGCTCTGCGACGGCCACGGCAACGGGATCCACCTGGGCACCCGGGACTGCTCGGTGCAGCGCCGCCACCAGAAGCTCGTCGAGGAGGCCCCGGCCCCGGCGCTGCGCCAGTCCACCCTGGACACCCTCGCCGAGGCCGCGCTGCGGGGCGCCCTGGCGGTCGGCTTCACCGGCGTCGGCACGTTCGAGTTCCTGGTGGACGCGGCGGAGGAGTGCCACTTCCTGGAGATCAACTGCCGGATCCAAGTGGAGCACCCGGTGACCGAGATGGTGACCGGCGTCGACCTGGTCCACGAGCAGCTGCACGTCGCCGCCGGTACGCCGCTGCGCCTGCGCCAGGAGGACATCCGGCTGCGCGGGGTGGCGGTGGAGTGCCGGGTCAACGTGGAGGACCCGGACCGGGACTTCGCCCCCGCGCCCGGCCGGCTCGACCGGTTCCGCCCCCCGGGCGGTCCGTTCACCCGGGTCGACACCCACGGGCACCCCGGCTACCTGGTCAGCCCGCACTACGACTCGCTGCTGGCCAAGGTGGCCGTCTGGGCGCCGGACCGGGACGGGGCGCTGGCCCGGCTGGACCGTGCCCTCGGCGAGTTCGACGTCGGCGGGCCCGGCGTGCGCACCACCATCCCGTTCGCCCGGCGGGTGCTGCGCGACCCGGCCTTCCGCGCCGGCCGGCACACCACCGGCCTGGTCGACCGGCTGCTCGCCGCCCCCGCCGACACCGCCCCGACCAATGGGGCCGCCCCGACCAATGGGGCCGCCCCGGCCAAGGCGGCCGCCCCGGCCGCGGGGACCGCTCCGGCGAATGGAACCGCCCCGGCCAACGGAAAAGCCCCGGCCAAGGTAACCGCGTCGGCCAACGGGACCGGCCCGGCCAACGGGACTGCCACGGCCAAGGGAACCGTGTCGGCAAACGGGACCGCGTCGGCCAACGGGGTCCGTCCCGATCACGGCGCCGCAGCGGCCAACGGGAACGGGTCCGCCGCCGCGGCCGTACCTGCCGACGCCAACACCGACGCCGGGGCCCCGCCCGGTCCCGCCGATGCCGCCCCGGTCAGCGGAGCCGTCTGCCCGCCCGGCGCCGCGGAATCCGTACCCGGGGCGGGCACCGCCGCCCCGACCGCCGCCGACCCCGTACCTGTTGCTCGAGCCGACGCCGACCCGGCCGGCCGTACCCCCGTCACCGCCGCGCCCGCCGCCGGCCCGACCGCTTGGAGGACCCGATGACCGTAGCTCCCGATCGACCGCTCGCCAGCGAGATCACCGACATCCTGGTCACGCACTGCGGCCTGGACGCCGAGGCCGCCGCGCGGACCCCGGCCGCCAGCCTGGAGGAGCTCGGCATGGACTCGCTGGCTCTGCTCGAACTCTCCGCGGTCGTCGCGGACCGGTGGCGGGTGAAGATCCCGGAGCAGGCCGCGCAGCTCAGCATCGGCGGCGTGGCCGAGCTGGTGGCCCGCCAGGCCGACCCGCCGGGCCACACCGAGAACAGCGTCGACATCGCCGCGCCGCTGCCCCTGGTCTGGGACGTCACCAACGACGTCGCCCGGTGGACCGAGCTGTTCACCGAGTACGCCGTGGCGGAGATCCTGGAGCGGGACGGCGACACCGTCCGGTTCCGGCTCACCATGCACCCGGACGAGAACGGGGTCTCCTGGAGCTGGGTCAGCGAACGTACCGCCGACCCGGTCACCCGGCAGGTCCGGGCCCGCCGGGTGGAGACCGGCCCGTTCGAGTACATGCGCATCCACTGGCGCTACGACGAGATCCCGGGCGGCACCCGGATGACCTGGGTGCAGGACTTCGCCATGAAGCCCACCGCCCCGGTCGACAACGCCGGCATGACCGAGCGGATCAACACCAACAGCAAGGTCCAGCTCGCCGTCATCAAGGAGCGGATCGAGCGGGCGTACGCGGGAGGCGCGCGATGACCGACACCACGACCGCCCGGGTCTCCGTCCACGACGTCACCGCCGACCGGCGGCGCGGCGGCGAGCTGCGGGTGCTGCTCGGCCCGAAGACCGTCGGCAGCACCTCCGGCTTCCTTGGGGTGGCCACCCTCGCGCCGGGGGAGCGGATCGCCGAGCACTACCACCCGTACAGCGAGGAGTTCCTCTACGTCGCCCGCGGCGCGATCACCGTCGACCTGGACGACCGGCCGGTGCCGCTCGGCACCGGGGAGGCGCTCTTCGTGGCGAAGGACGTCCGGCACCGGCTGCGCAACACCGGCGACGAGCCGGCCGAGGTGGTCTTCCACCTGGGGCCGCTCGCCCCCCGCCCGGAGTTGGGCCACGTCGACACCGAGGTGGCCCCACCACCCCGGGAACCGTCGTGACCGGCCGGCGGACCGTGGTCACCGGGGTGGGCGTCGTCGCACCCGGCGGCGCCACCCGGGACCGATTCTGGAAGACCATCACCGAGGGGCGCACCGCCACCCGGCGGATCAGCTTCTTCGACCCGTCGCCGTTCCGCTCGCAGATCGCCGCCGAGTGCGACTTCGACCCGGACGCCGCCGGGATCACCCTCGCCGAACGGCGACGCGCCGACCGGTACGTGCAGTTCGCGCTCGCCTGCTCCACCGAGGCCCTCGCCGACAGCGGGCTGACCCTCACCGACGCCGAACGCGAGCGCGCCGGCGTGGTGCTCGGCACCGCCGTCGGCGGCACCATGGCCCTCGA
This sequence is a window from Micromonospora sp. NBRC 110009. Protein-coding genes within it:
- a CDS encoding SRPBCC family protein gives rise to the protein MTVAPDRPLASEITDILVTHCGLDAEAAARTPAASLEELGMDSLALLELSAVVADRWRVKIPEQAAQLSIGGVAELVARQADPPGHTENSVDIAAPLPLVWDVTNDVARWTELFTEYAVAEILERDGDTVRFRLTMHPDENGVSWSWVSERTADPVTRQVRARRVETGPFEYMRIHWRYDEIPGGTRMTWVQDFAMKPTAPVDNAGMTERINTNSKVQLAVIKERIERAYAGGAR
- the accB gene encoding acetyl-CoA carboxylase biotin carboxyl carrier protein, which translates into the protein MSAAEGSDAVLKGLRRQARKLVAELTGPVRRVRLRSGATMLEVEWHGPAQPAPAPRTDPEPVPVPAVEPTTGVDRLAVRAPVVGTFYRSPEPGAPPFVAVGDLVRPGQVVGIVEAMKLMNEVTAGQAGRVVELLVEDGKPVEYDQPLIALEPTSGRGD
- a CDS encoding cupin domain-containing protein, with product MTDTTTARVSVHDVTADRRRGGELRVLLGPKTVGSTSGFLGVATLAPGERIAEHYHPYSEEFLYVARGAITVDLDDRPVPLGTGEALFVAKDVRHRLRNTGDEPAEVVFHLGPLAPRPELGHVDTEVAPPPREPS